TGGCGTGTGCTGCCCTATCCACTCTACGTCAGCAGGCGTGGCAATCGCCGGATCGGTGTCGGGCAGCAGCAGCACCCGCCCAAAGCCGCCCGCCCGCGCCGCCCGGTGCAGCGAGGCCAGCGTTTCCCGCGATTCGTAACCCGGTTCCCCAGAATGGCTGTAGAGATCCACCAGCGCCGGCCCCAGCACCAGCCCCGAAGCATCCGTCTCTGTCACGTCAGCGCTGGGCGGCTCCACATCGTCGGCAATTCCCCGAGGGATTGCTTCGCGAATCACCCGCACGCTGTCCGACTCGATCCACACATCCACCACCCGATCCGTTTCTGCCACGGGATCGAGCAGCCTGACCTGGCGGAACAGTTCACTCGCCATAGCCCCTCTACAGCGCTCCAGCGGCCGTCTTGTCTAGCACGCCGCTGCCCAAGTGGGTGGTAATGTTGAGCGATTGCAGCATGGGGCGGTTTTCCGGGCCGCGGGGATAGTCGATCACCGTGACTGCGCCGTTGCCCTGCTTAAACACCCAGAACTTTTCCGGGCCCCAGCCCATCAGGCCACTGAGGATGGCTTTGTTGACCGCATCGTGGGCAACCACGAGGACTGTCAGGGGGCGATTCTCATAGGGATCGCTTTGCGAATCGCCCGTTGAACTGGCCACGATCTCGTTCCAGGCGGCGATCGCCCGCTCCCACACCTGCTGCAAGTTCTCTCCGGCGGGCATCTGCACCGTTTCCGGGGTCACCTTCCAGGCGGCCAGTTCATCGGCATAGACCTCTTGAATTTCCTCCTCCAGCTTGCCTTCCCACAGTCCGTGGCTGATTTCCTTGAGGCGATCGTCTGTCTCCAAGGAAACATCGGGATGAAATTGCAGAATCAGTTCCGCTGTTTCCTTGGGGCGCAGCATGGGGCTAGTGATGGCGCGATCGATGGGGATATCTTTCAAAAAGAAAGCAGCTTTTTCGCCCTGGATGCGCCCATTTTCATTCAGCGGCACGTCAATTTGACCCTGAAAGCGCTTTTCGCGGTTCCAATCTGTCTCGCCGTGGCGCACCAGCAGCATTCGCGGGCCGCGATGGTTGCCGCGCACGTCCGGCAGGGGCTTGCCCAGGTGATCCACTAGATTCACCGATTCCAACTGCACGGGTTTGCCAAAACCGCCTGCAAAGTTCAGCACGCTGATGGCGCAGTTGGCTTGATTCAGCGCGTGATAGTCCGCCGGCCCCAGCCCGACAGCCGTGCCAATTAGCGCCCGGTTGATGCCGCTATGGGCGACCAGCAAAATTGTCTCCCCCGCGTGCTGCGGCAGCGTGTCGCGCCAAAACTGCTCTGCCTGACGGTACAAATCCACCACCGGGAAAAATTCCTGCTCCCCTTCTGGGGTCGTCAGTCGCATCTTCAGCTTTTCTGGTTCCTGTTGCCAGTGGCAATAGGACTCTGGAAACCGCTCCTTCACCTCGTCAAAGGGCAGCCCTTCCCACTCCACCATGTTGATTTCCTTGAGGTCGTCCCGCAGTTGCAGGGCTGGTGGGTTCTCAAGCTGGGCAGTGAGAATTTCGGCTGTTTCCCGCGCCCGCTGGAGCGGACTGGCGTAGATCGCGGCAAAGGGCAGCCCGCGCAATGCCAGCCCCGTCAGCCGGGCCGCCTCCCGCCCTTCGTCCGTCAGCGTAGACTCGTCAAAATGCCCCTGGATGCGGCGCAGGGTGTTGTAGGTGCTGATGCCGTGGCGCACCAGGATGACGCGAGTAGCCAGGGCCGTGTCCTCCGTGTATGAAAGGGGTGTACAGGGTGCAGAGGGTTGCTTTCAAATAGAAGCATTCTACCCCGTTCGTTCTCCGAATCTGGGGGGAATCTGGGACGAATTTGGGGAGAATCTGGGGGCTATCTGGGGAAAATCTGGGGGCTATCTAGGGAGAATCTGGGGGCTATCTGGGGGCGATCGCCCTGCATCACACCCCATCCTGCCACACTTGCCGCTGTCACTCGATAATCTGATGCTCTATCGAGCGGTGGAATTCACCCGGTCATCACTGCTGCAACGGGGGAACAGTGAGATAATGCCGGGGTAACCCTGTGCTATGGCTGAACGTTCGTCACTCAAAACGTTCGTCACTCAATCTGTCACTCAAAGCAGCAGGGTTTAGTCCCGTTGCCCGTGTTCTATTCCCAACCTCAAATCCCGCAGTAAATCCTCCCGTAAATTCCCCAGTAAATTTCCCAAGGTTCATCGTCTGTTAACCCGGCGCATAGCCCCAATCCCCCTTATTTCTTCTCTGAATCTCTAACCCCTCTCCCCAAAAGGCATGACCCTCAAACGACTGATTCTCAGCGTGTTGACGCTGTTTGTGGCAATTTTGGTCGGCGGTTCGCTCTGGAGTAGTTTTCAAGAGCCGCAAATTACGAACCGTTTGCAGCTTTATCAGACCAACTTGCTGCTGCACGCCACGGCAGCGACCGAGATCACGGGAGAGGTAGACGGGGCGGCCTTGCAAAAGGCGCTGCTGGGAGAGTCTCCGCTGAAAACAGCGCTGGAGCAGTATCAAGCTGTCCGGAAGGCGGCAGAGGCCGATCTGGCGAAGCTGGAAAAGCGTCTGGCGACGGTTGATCCGGCGGCGCTAGGAGACTCTGGCCCGCCGCCCGCTGCGTCCTCGCGCCCGATTCCGTCGCGCACGGTCGATTCGCAAGCGACCCGCCTGACCACCGCGCTCCAGCAGCAGCGATCGCTCCTTGATCAGTTGAACTTGAGCATTGGCATTTTGCAGGCTGAGCAGGGCGATCTGACCGCTGCCCAGCAAACCTGGGGGAAACTGGCCGAGAGCGCCGCAGCAGGCAGCCCCGCAGCGGACACCGCCAGAACCTTGACGGGTCTCTGGAACGAGCCGCCCCGAATTGTGCCCGATGCTGAAATGCAGCTTCAGAAAGGGCTAGAAGGCTGGTTTCGCTATACAGCGCTGGATCGACTCTATAGCTTGCAGCAGCGCACTGAGGCGCTGAACGCGCTGCGGGCAGACGAGGCCGCGATCGCCCAGGGAACCCTCCTGAAGCTGGCGCTGGTGGGGACGGTGCCCGTGCTGGGGGCGATCGCCGGAGCGGGGCTACTGGTTTTTCTGGTGGCGCAACGGCTGACGCAGGGCAAACAGTCGATCCTGGCGCTGAATGGCGAGGTTCCCTGGGACGTACCCTGGGATTGGGAAATCATCTGGCAAGTGCTGATTGTCGGCTTTTTTATGGCAGGGCAGGTGGTTGCGCCGCTGATTGTCGGCGTGCTGAGTCCAGTCCTGGCTGCTTTTGGGCCACGGGCAAAGGCGGTCTATGCCTTCACCTATTACCTGCTGATGGCGGGGTCGGGGCTGGCGGTGCTGTACTGGTCGATCCGCAAGTGGATTCCCCTGCCCAAGGACTGGTTTCAATATCGCGGAGCCGATCGCTGGCCCCTGTGGGGGTTGGGCGGCTATCTGGTGGCGCTGCCGCTGATGATTGGCGTGTCGCTGGTGAACCAGCACATCTGGCAGGGGCAGGGCGGCAGCAATCCGCTTTTGCAAATTGTCCTGGAAGAGGGCGATGCGGTGTCGCTGGGGCTATTTTTGTTTACCGCTGCGGTCGCTGCGCCCATTTTTGAGGAGACGCTGTTTCGCGGGTTTCTGCTGCCGTCGCTGACGCGCTACGTGCCTGTGTGGGGGGCGATCGCCCTCAGCAGTCTGCTGTTTGCCGTGGCCCACCTCAGCCTGTCGGAAGTGATTCCGCTGACGACACTGGGAATGGTGCTGGGCGTGGTCTACACGCGATCGCGCAACCTGCTAGCTCCCATTCTGCTGCACAGCCTGTGGAACGCCATTACCATGATTGGGCTATTCGTGCTAGGGAGCGGAGCGCGGCTATAAAGTCAGCTAATCCTTTAGACTTTGCAGCACGACATCCCTCACACACAAGACCTCGCAGCACTACAAACCTCGAAACGCTATGGCCGAATAAACGCTGACGGTGGCTGGAAATTCTCCACAGGCACATCCTTCAGCGCCCGCAGCATAAAGTTTCGCCAAATCGGAGCGACATACCTCCCCCCCGTTGCGCCCTGTCCGACGGGGCTGTAGTTGTCGTTGCCCACCCACACAGCCACCGAAAGCTGAGGCACATAGCCCACAAACCAGATATCTCGTTCCGCAGAGGTCGTGCCCGTCTTGCCTGCCGCCGGGCGGCCAATATCTGCCCCCTGCGCCGTCCCGCGAGTAATCACGCCCTGCATGATGTCGTTCAGGGAGGCGACTGCCCAGGGATCTAGCACCAGTTGCGGGCGGGGAGTGTTGTCCAGCAGCACGCGCCCGGTGCTGTCCGTCACGCGAACGATAAAGGTCGTGTCCGACTGCCAGCCGCCGCTAGCAAAGGTGGCATAGGAACCCGCCATTTCCAGTGGGGTCAAATCCACCGACCCCAAGGGCAGCGACACAACCGGCTCGATGGG
The Thermoleptolyngbya sichuanensis A183 DNA segment above includes these coding regions:
- a CDS encoding histidine phosphatase family protein, whose amino-acid sequence is MRHGISTYNTLRRIQGHFDESTLTDEGREAARLTGLALRGLPFAAIYASPLQRARETAEILTAQLENPPALQLRDDLKEINMVEWEGLPFDEVKERFPESYCHWQQEPEKLKMRLTTPEGEQEFFPVVDLYRQAEQFWRDTLPQHAGETILLVAHSGINRALIGTAVGLGPADYHALNQANCAISVLNFAGGFGKPVQLESVNLVDHLGKPLPDVRGNHRGPRMLLVRHGETDWNREKRFQGQIDVPLNENGRIQGEKAAFFLKDIPIDRAITSPMLRPKETAELILQFHPDVSLETDDRLKEISHGLWEGKLEEEIQEVYADELAAWKVTPETVQMPAGENLQQVWERAIAAWNEIVASSTGDSQSDPYENRPLTVLVVAHDAVNKAILSGLMGWGPEKFWVFKQGNGAVTVIDYPRGPENRPMLQSLNITTHLGSGVLDKTAAGAL
- a CDS encoding CPBP family intramembrane glutamic endopeptidase, with amino-acid sequence MTLKRLILSVLTLFVAILVGGSLWSSFQEPQITNRLQLYQTNLLLHATAATEITGEVDGAALQKALLGESPLKTALEQYQAVRKAAEADLAKLEKRLATVDPAALGDSGPPPAASSRPIPSRTVDSQATRLTTALQQQRSLLDQLNLSIGILQAEQGDLTAAQQTWGKLAESAAAGSPAADTARTLTGLWNEPPRIVPDAEMQLQKGLEGWFRYTALDRLYSLQQRTEALNALRADEAAIAQGTLLKLALVGTVPVLGAIAGAGLLVFLVAQRLTQGKQSILALNGEVPWDVPWDWEIIWQVLIVGFFMAGQVVAPLIVGVLSPVLAAFGPRAKAVYAFTYYLLMAGSGLAVLYWSIRKWIPLPKDWFQYRGADRWPLWGLGGYLVALPLMIGVSLVNQHIWQGQGGSNPLLQIVLEEGDAVSLGLFLFTAAVAAPIFEETLFRGFLLPSLTRYVPVWGAIALSSLLFAVAHLSLSEVIPLTTLGMVLGVVYTRSRNLLAPILLHSLWNAITMIGLFVLGSGARL